The genome window CGGCGACCCGGCCCTCGGGTCGCAGAACAGCAGCTCGGTGGGCCTGCTGGTCACCGACTCCTCGCTGCTCGTCGACCGGAACTACTTCATCAACTCCGGAGTCGGCGTCGTGGTGAACACGACGACGTCGACCAACACGCCGACGATCGTCAACAACGGCATCATCGGCAACGTCACCGGTCTGTATCTGAAGGACTCCGGCACCACCGCCTCCACGAACGTCATCAACAACACGTTCGCCTACAACACCTACGGCCTGTGGGCGGTGAACTCCACCGCCACCGGCACCAACCAGGGGTATGTGGCCAACAACATCTTCTGGCAGAACCACGATCAGACCGTCAACCGCGGCGGCTACGGCGTCTACTCGGCCACGCCCAACCACCTCGTCCTCAACAACAACCTGTTCTCGGGCAACGGCAAGAGCGACTCGCTGGCCTGGTGGGCGGGCGTCAACGTCGGCAACGGCTTCGACGTCGCCAAGCTCGGCCCGAACGCGAGCGACGCTCAGGCCAACCTCGGGAACTTCACTGGCTGGCCGGCGTTTGTCTCGCCGATCGACCCCCGCCCCGGTTCGGACGGCCCGGCGCAGTTCTACTTGACGGCCAACTTCGGCCTCCAGTCGACCTCGGCGGCGATCAACAACGCCCTGGCCTCGATCGCGACGACGACCGACTTCCTGGGCAACCCCCAGAACGTCAACCCGACCAGCCGCGGCTTCAAGCTCCCCGGCTACGGACCTCGCGACGTCGGCGCCTTCGAGTTCGTCCCCAGCGGGTCTTCCTCGACCAGCACCACGACGACCACGACGACCACGTCGAGCTCCAAGTCGTCCCAGACGGCCATGGACAAGGTCGCCGCCGCCGACGCGACCACGGTCGTCGATCCGGCCGCGACCGCGACCTCGACGACGGTCGCCGCAACCACCACCACGTCGAACGTCGTCACCACGACTCCGACCGTCACGGTTTCGACCACGTCCACGCCCGCACCGGCCGCCTCGCCGACGAGCGTGACCGTTGACAAGAAGACGGCCGCTCGCAATGCGGCCGCCGCCCGCGCCGCAGCGGCCGCCGCCGCCCGCGCCGCTCGCCTGGCGGCCCTGGCCGCCCGGAACGCCGCCAAGACCTCGACCGTCACCACGACGGCCGCCGTCAAGCGGACGCCTCCGCGGTTCGCCTCCCGCTGACCTCCGGCCGCATCGCGGCCTCCACGAAACGAAGCGAGCCGGGCGGAAACGCCCGGCTCGCTTCGTTCTAGAGCACCAACCGTTCGCGTCGCCCGGCTCGTTGGGGCGGCCCTCGTGGGGGCCCGATCAGCGTAAACATCCCACGACGATGGGGCCGAGGGCGGCCGGGCGGCTATCCCATTCACCTCCAGGAAACGAAGCGAGCCGGGCGGATGCGCCCGGCTCGCTTTGTTCGAGAGGATCGAGAGGAACTCAGCCGCCGGCCAGCGAGGAGATCATCTGGATGTAAGGCAGGAACACCGCCAGGATGATGAACAGGACGAATCCGCCGAGCATCAGGATCATGAGCGGCTGGATCAGGTGGCCCAGGTTTTTCACCATGTAGCTCGCCTGTTCCTCGTAGTCGTCGGCGACATGGCCGAGGCTCTCGGGTATTTTCCCCGTCTCCTCGCCGGACTCCAGTACGGCGATGACGTCCGGGCCGAACCACCGGCTGCGCGACAGGGCGACGCTCAGGTCACGGCCCTCCATGATGGGCTTCTTCGCCGCCGCAACTTCCTTCCGGATCGGCGTCATGGCGAGGGCCTGAGCCGTGAGATCCATGGCGCTGCCGACATCGACGCCGGCGTCCAGCAAGCTGGCCAGCGTTCGGGCGAACCGGCTCACGTCCAGCTTCCGGAAGATCGACCCGATCACCGGGATCCGCAGCACGATCGGATCCAGAACGGCTTTTCCAGCGGACGTTCGATACCACCGGAGGAGGGCCAGGGGGACGCCGACGAGGAGCACGGGCAGCAGCCACCAGCCGATTCTTTGGACGAACCCGCTGAACGCCATCAGGGCCTGGCTCGCGAAGGGAAGCGACCCCTTCTTGCTGATGTCCGCCAGCATCGAGGCGAACATCGGCAGGAGGTAGATCGAGAGCAGCATGGCGATCGTCGAGGCCAGGAACAGGACGATGATCGGGTAGATCATCGCGGAACGCGCCTGGCGGATCAGGCGTTGGCGATATTCGTAGGATTCGCCGAGCATCTTGAGCGTTTCGGGAACGGCGCCTCGAGCTTCGGCCACCTTGATCATGCTCTGAAAGGCTGGACCGAAGACGTCTTGCTCGCGTTTGGTCGCGTCTTCCAGAGTCGCCCCGGCCTGGATGCGGGTGCGCATCCGCTCGATGACCGGGCCCAGCCCCGTGCGTTGGAACTGGCGGTGGAGGCTGGAGAGAGCGCGATCGTAGTCGACGCCGGCGTTGAGGTACGACCCGAACTGGCGGCAGAACTGCGCGAGCTGCCCCGAGCTGACGCGGCCGAACACGATGCGTTCGTACCACTTCGGCCCAGGCTCGGCGACCTCCAGAACGGGCGGGCCGTCGGACGACTTGCGACGGCGCTTGGGCATGTCCGAGGACGAGCCCGGCGTCGGCCGAAACACCGAGTCGCCGGCCCCCGCGCGAGGAGGATCGCGCGGGGGGGCGTCGTCTGGGTTGGACCCCGGCTTCGGTCGGGGGCGCCTCGGGGGAGTCGGCTGCGGGTCTTCGGGGTCGAGACTCATGGGAGGGCTCCGGGTTCCGAGGCTAGAGCCGGGCCCGGCGTCTGGTCAGGGAGTCCAGCGCAAGACGGGCGTCTTGGCGGCCTTGACCTCGTCGAGCCGGCTGACGGGGGTCGTGAACGGGGCGTCGTGGAGCGACTCGGAGTCTTCCGCGGCGATCGCGAGCAACGCGGCGGCGAACGCCTCCAGCGTGTCGCGGCTCTCGGTCTCCGTCGGCTCGATCATCAGAGCCTCAGAGACGATGAGCGGGAAGTAGACCGTCGGCGCGTGGAAGTTGTAATCGATGAGCCGCTTGCCGACGTCCATCGCTCGGATTCCGCGTTCCTTGGCCAGCGACCGGCAGGACGCGACGAACTCGTGCATGCAGCGCGAGCCGCAGGGGACGGGATAGACGTCCTTCACGAGGCTCAACAGGTAGTTCGCGTTGAGCACCGCATGCTGGGCGATCCGCTTGAGGCCGTCCGGCCCCTGGCTGCGAATGTAGCAGTAAGCCCGGAAGAGGACGCCCGTGTTGCCGAAGAACGCACGGACGCGGCCGATCGACTTCGGCCGGTCGTCGTCCAGGAAGTACGTCCCGTCCTCGCGACGGCCGACGATCGGCGCCGGGAGGTACGGAGCGAGCTTGGCCCGGACCGCGATCGGGCCCGCGCCGGGGCCGCCGCCGCCGTGGGGGCCGGAGAATGTCTTGTGGGGGTTGTAGTGCATCAGGTCGGCGCCCATGTCGCCCGGCCGGACCACGCCGAGGATCGCGTTCATGTTGGCGCCGTCGAGATACAGCAACGCCCCACGCTCGTGCAGCAGCCTGGCGATCTCGCCGATCTGGGGGTCGAACAGGCCGACCGTGTTAGGGTTGGTGATCATGAACACGGCGACGTCGTCATTGAGCTTGGACTTGAAGTCGTCCAGGTCCACGAGCCCGCGCGAGTCGCTCTTGACGGTGACGGTCTCGAACCCGGCCAGATGCGCCGAGGCCGGATTGGTGCCGTGGGCGCTGTCTGGGATGAGGACCTGTGTCCGCCGCCGACCCGGCTCCTGATCGCGGAAGTAGGCCGCGGCGACGAGCAGCGCGGCCAGTTCGCCCTGAGCCCCTGCGGCCGGCTGAAGGCTGACGGCGTCCAGGCCGGCGATTTCGGCCAGGTCTTGCTGGAGTCCGTAAAGGATCGCCAGCAGTCCCTGGAGGGTGGAATCGTCCTGGTAGGGGTGCAGGGCCCCAAGGCCGGGGAGGCGGGCGAGCCGCTCGTTCCGCTTGGGGTTGTACTTCATCGTGCACGAGCCGAGCGGATAGAAGTTCGCGTCGATCGACATGTTGAGCGCCGAGAGATTCGTGTAATGGCGCACGACGTCGAGTTCGCTCAGCTCGGGGAGCGGTGGTGGGGCGTCCTGGAGGTGGCTCGCGGGGATCAGCGAGTCGAGCGCGACCTCAGGGACGTCGCAAGGCGGGAGGATCGCCGTTGAGCGTCCCGGGCGGCTTTTCTCGAAGAGCAGGGGCTGCAAATCAAGTTTGTACATGGATCGTCGTTGGGATGAAGTTCGGGCGTGGATCGCTTGCGCCGGGGGTCAAACGGAGGCCAGCGCGTCGCGGTAGGCGGCGGCCAGGCCGTCGATTTCCTCGCGGGTGCGCTTCTCGGTGACGGCGACGAGGATGTGGCTGGACAGCTCGGGGTACCAGCGGCCCAGGGCGACCCCGCCGTGGAAGCCGGCCTCGCCGACCTTCTTCAGGACGGCCGCCGGGTCCTTGGGGCACTTGACGACGAATTCCTTGAAGAACGGCCCAGGGAACGCCTGGGGGAGCCCGACCTTCGCGAGCGCCTCGGCGGCGTAGTGGGCTTTGCGGGTGGACAGCTCGGCCGCCTGACGGAGTCCGCTGGGACCCATCGCGGCGAGGTAAATGCTGGAGCGAAGGGCGAGCAGGCCCTGGTTGGTGCAGATGTTGGACGTCGCCTTCTCGCGGCGGATGTGCTGCTCGCGGGTCTGAAGCGTGAGGACCCAGCAGCGCTTACCGTTGCGGTCGGTCGTCTGGCCGACGACTCGGCCGGGGAGCTTGCGGAGGAACTCCTGCTTGCAGGCGAGCATCCCGAGATACGGGCCGCCGAACGACATGTAGTTCCCCAGCCCCTGACCCTCAGCCACGACCACATCCGCGCCGTAGGCGTCGGGCCGCTTCAGGACGCCCAGCGAGATCGGGTCGACGCTGACGACGACGGCGGCGCCCTGCGCGTGGGCGGCCTTGACGAGGGCCTCGACGTCTTCCAGCCTCCCGAAGAAGTTCGGGTACTGGATCAGCACGGCGGCCGTGTCCGGAGTGATCGCCGCGGCGAACTCCTTCGGGTCGACGCCGCCGGCCACGGCCGGGACGGTGACGACCTCTGCATCCAGGTGTTCGAGGTAGGTCTGAAGGATGCGCCGGTATTCAGGGTGAACCGAACCGGCGACGACGATCCGGCCCGACCGACGGTTCGTGGCCAGGGCCATCAAGATGCCTTCGGTCGCCGCGGATCCGCCGTCGTAGAGGCTGGCGTTGGAGACGTCCATCCCCGTGAGCTGGGCGACGAGCGTCTGGTACTCGAAAACGGCCTGGAGCGTCCCCTGGCTGGCTTCCGGCTGGTAGGGGGTGTAGGCGGTGTAGAACTCGCCGCGGGCGGCCAGGTCGTCGACGACGGCCGGGACGAAGTGGTCATAGCTCCCCGCGCCGAGGAAGCAGACGCGCCGGTCAGCCCCCTCGTTCTGGGCGAGGAGGCCGCCGACCTTGTTGGTCAGCTCGAATTCGGTGAGGGCGGGAGGGATCTGGAGGGGGCGGTCGAGCCGGAATTCCGGCGGGACCATGTCGAAGAGCTGATCCAGAGAGTCCAGCCCGACGGCCGCCAGCATCACGCGGACGTCGTCGGGCGTGTTCGCGATATAAGCCATGTTTCTCCCAGGGTGAGGAACGCGTCGCAGCCGACTCGCGGACGCCGCGTCTCGATCGATCCGATCAATGCTCGTCTTCGGCGATCTTGGTCTCGTAGGCCGCGTGGTCCAGCAGCTTGCCGGCATCGGCGGGGTCGTCGACCTTGATCTTCACCAGCCAGCCCTTCGCGTACGGGTCTTCGGAGAGGACCTGGACGTCGTCGACCACGGCCTGGTTGACCTCGACCACCTCGCCGCTCACCGGCGCGTACAGGTCGTTGACCGACTTGACGCTCTCAACCTCGCCGAAGCTCTTGCCGGCGGTCAGACGGTCGCCCACCTTGGGAAGGTCGATGGTCAGCAGGTCGGTGAGCTGGTCGACGGCGAACTTCGAGAGGCCGACGACGGCGGT of Paludisphaera rhizosphaerae contains these proteins:
- the gcvPB gene encoding aminomethyl-transferring glycine dehydrogenase subunit GcvPB, with translation MYKLDLQPLLFEKSRPGRSTAILPPCDVPEVALDSLIPASHLQDAPPPLPELSELDVVRHYTNLSALNMSIDANFYPLGSCTMKYNPKRNERLARLPGLGALHPYQDDSTLQGLLAILYGLQQDLAEIAGLDAVSLQPAAGAQGELAALLVAAAYFRDQEPGRRRTQVLIPDSAHGTNPASAHLAGFETVTVKSDSRGLVDLDDFKSKLNDDVAVFMITNPNTVGLFDPQIGEIARLLHERGALLYLDGANMNAILGVVRPGDMGADLMHYNPHKTFSGPHGGGGPGAGPIAVRAKLAPYLPAPIVGRREDGTYFLDDDRPKSIGRVRAFFGNTGVLFRAYCYIRSQGPDGLKRIAQHAVLNANYLLSLVKDVYPVPCGSRCMHEFVASCRSLAKERGIRAMDVGKRLIDYNFHAPTVYFPLIVSEALMIEPTETESRDTLEAFAAALLAIAAEDSESLHDAPFTTPVSRLDEVKAAKTPVLRWTP
- the gcvPA gene encoding aminomethyl-transferring glycine dehydrogenase subunit GcvPA yields the protein MAYIANTPDDVRVMLAAVGLDSLDQLFDMVPPEFRLDRPLQIPPALTEFELTNKVGGLLAQNEGADRRVCFLGAGSYDHFVPAVVDDLAARGEFYTAYTPYQPEASQGTLQAVFEYQTLVAQLTGMDVSNASLYDGGSAATEGILMALATNRRSGRIVVAGSVHPEYRRILQTYLEHLDAEVVTVPAVAGGVDPKEFAAAITPDTAAVLIQYPNFFGRLEDVEALVKAAHAQGAAVVVSVDPISLGVLKRPDAYGADVVVAEGQGLGNYMSFGGPYLGMLACKQEFLRKLPGRVVGQTTDRNGKRCWVLTLQTREQHIRREKATSNICTNQGLLALRSSIYLAAMGPSGLRQAAELSTRKAHYAAEALAKVGLPQAFPGPFFKEFVVKCPKDPAAVLKKVGEAGFHGGVALGRWYPELSSHILVAVTEKRTREEIDGLAAAYRDALASV
- the gcvH gene encoding glycine cleavage system protein GcvH codes for the protein MDPKNLRYAPTHEWIDVEGDTAVVGLSKFAVDQLTDLLTIDLPKVGDRLTAGKSFGEVESVKSVNDLYAPVSGEVVEVNQAVVDDVQVLSEDPYAKGWLVKIKVDDPADAGKLLDHAAYETKIAEDEH
- a CDS encoding type II secretion system F family protein — encoded protein: MSLDPEDPQPTPPRRPRPKPGSNPDDAPPRDPPRAGAGDSVFRPTPGSSSDMPKRRRKSSDGPPVLEVAEPGPKWYERIVFGRVSSGQLAQFCRQFGSYLNAGVDYDRALSSLHRQFQRTGLGPVIERMRTRIQAGATLEDATKREQDVFGPAFQSMIKVAEARGAVPETLKMLGESYEYRQRLIRQARSAMIYPIIVLFLASTIAMLLSIYLLPMFASMLADISKKGSLPFASQALMAFSGFVQRIGWWLLPVLLVGVPLALLRWYRTSAGKAVLDPIVLRIPVIGSIFRKLDVSRFARTLASLLDAGVDVGSAMDLTAQALAMTPIRKEVAAAKKPIMEGRDLSVALSRSRWFGPDVIAVLESGEETGKIPESLGHVADDYEEQASYMVKNLGHLIQPLMILMLGGFVLFIILAVFLPYIQMISSLAGG